From a region of the Syngnathoides biaculeatus isolate LvHL_M chromosome 2, ASM1980259v1, whole genome shotgun sequence genome:
- the igfbp2a gene encoding insulin-like growth factor-binding protein 2-A isoform X2, whose product MPQNPRQITMFKLHSLLVITASLASASLADMVFRCPACTEERQDLCPRLSEPCAEMVREPGCGCCPVCARLEGETCGVYTPRCAAGLRCYPAPDSELPLEQLMLGQGLCRHTVDTETTSQENREQTSGETLELLSESGLTDVHIPSKEATWMGPKESAVRQHRQEMMTKMKTNKVEEFKPTRPKQTPCQQELDQVLERISKMPFRDNRGPLEDLYALHIPNCDRRGQYNLKQCKMSFYGQRGECWCVSPHTGRPIPAAPTVRGNPNCSQYLPELELELANMEQI is encoded by the exons ATGCCACAAAATCCAAGGCAGATAACAATGTTCAAGCTCCACAGCCTTCTGGTCATCACAGCGTCCCTCGCCAGTGCCTCGCTGGCCGACATGGTCTTCCGCTGTCCGGCGTGCACCGAAGAGCGCCAGGATCTCTGTCCGCGGCTCAGCGAGCCTTGCGCCGAGATGGTGCGCGAGCCGGGCTGCGGGTGCTGCCCTGTGTGCGCCCGGCTTGAGGGCGAGACGTGCGGCGTGTACACCCCGAGGTGTGCTGCTGGCTTGCGATGCTACCCGGCGCCCGACTCGGAGCTTCCCCTGGAGCAACTCATGCTTGGCCAGGGCCTGTGCCGGCACACGGTCGACACCGAAACCACGAGCCAGGAGAACCGGGAGCAGACAAGCG GTGAGACTTTGGAACTGTTGTCCGAATCAGGCCTGACTGACGTCCACATACCCAGCAAGGAAGCCACCTGGATGGGACCCAAGGAGAGCGCTGTGAGACAACATCGTCAAGAGATGATGACCAAGATGAAGACCAATAAGGTGGAAGAGTTTAAACCTACACGACCCAAACAG ACTCCGTGTCAGCAAGAGTTGGACCAAGTGCTTGAGAGGATATCCAAGATGCCTTTCAGAGATAACCGCGGTCCCCTGGAAGACCTTTATGCCCTACACATTCCGAATTGCGACAGGAGGGGGCAGTATAACCTAAAACAG TGCAAGATGTCTTTTTATGGTCAGAGGGGCGAGTGCTGGTGTGTAAGCCCCCACACCGGCCGACCCATCCCAGCAGCCCCGACCGTGCGAGGCAACCCCAACTGCAGCCAGTACCTTCCAGAACTGGAGCTGGAGCTGGCCAACATGGAGCAgatataa
- the igfbp2a gene encoding insulin-like growth factor-binding protein 2-A isoform X1, whose amino-acid sequence MPQNPRQITMFKLHSLLVITASLASASLADMVFRCPACTEERQDLCPRLSEPCAEMVREPGCGCCPVCARLEGETCGVYTPRCAAGLRCYPAPDSELPLEQLMLGQGLCRHTVDTETTSQENREQTSGETLELLSESGLTDVHIPSKEATWMGPKESAVRQHRQEMMTKMKTNKVEEFKPTRPKQKTPCQQELDQVLERISKMPFRDNRGPLEDLYALHIPNCDRRGQYNLKQCKMSFYGQRGECWCVSPHTGRPIPAAPTVRGNPNCSQYLPELELELANMEQI is encoded by the exons ATGCCACAAAATCCAAGGCAGATAACAATGTTCAAGCTCCACAGCCTTCTGGTCATCACAGCGTCCCTCGCCAGTGCCTCGCTGGCCGACATGGTCTTCCGCTGTCCGGCGTGCACCGAAGAGCGCCAGGATCTCTGTCCGCGGCTCAGCGAGCCTTGCGCCGAGATGGTGCGCGAGCCGGGCTGCGGGTGCTGCCCTGTGTGCGCCCGGCTTGAGGGCGAGACGTGCGGCGTGTACACCCCGAGGTGTGCTGCTGGCTTGCGATGCTACCCGGCGCCCGACTCGGAGCTTCCCCTGGAGCAACTCATGCTTGGCCAGGGCCTGTGCCGGCACACGGTCGACACCGAAACCACGAGCCAGGAGAACCGGGAGCAGACAAGCG GTGAGACTTTGGAACTGTTGTCCGAATCAGGCCTGACTGACGTCCACATACCCAGCAAGGAAGCCACCTGGATGGGACCCAAGGAGAGCGCTGTGAGACAACATCGTCAAGAGATGATGACCAAGATGAAGACCAATAAGGTGGAAGAGTTTAAACCTACACGACCCAAACAG AAGACTCCGTGTCAGCAAGAGTTGGACCAAGTGCTTGAGAGGATATCCAAGATGCCTTTCAGAGATAACCGCGGTCCCCTGGAAGACCTTTATGCCCTACACATTCCGAATTGCGACAGGAGGGGGCAGTATAACCTAAAACAG TGCAAGATGTCTTTTTATGGTCAGAGGGGCGAGTGCTGGTGTGTAAGCCCCCACACCGGCCGACCCATCCCAGCAGCCCCGACCGTGCGAGGCAACCCCAACTGCAGCCAGTACCTTCCAGAACTGGAGCTGGAGCTGGCCAACATGGAGCAgatataa